In Persicimonas caeni, a single window of DNA contains:
- a CDS encoding DNA-3-methyladenine glycosylase — MKSTFAEVSERTLRPLPLHFYQRDPHELAHDLLGRDIVRVLPGGQRLTGRILEVEVYGYAEDPASHANTGVPTERTAPMFGEPGSAYVYKIYGMYHCLNVVAPADQRPSALLIRALQPLEGLDQMAKDRGLFDRYDDSMPLTVQKNLLSGPGKICQAMGIDCSFNESLLDGGELMLTHGVPVRGLDALEIGRGSRIGLNPKTVGESAEWPWRYAVRGSKFLSRPL; from the coding sequence ATGAAGTCGACGTTTGCCGAGGTCTCCGAACGAACCCTGCGCCCACTGCCGCTTCACTTTTACCAACGCGATCCGCACGAGTTGGCCCACGATCTGCTGGGCCGCGACATCGTGCGTGTGTTGCCGGGCGGGCAGCGCTTGACCGGGCGTATCTTGGAGGTCGAGGTGTATGGCTACGCCGAAGATCCTGCCAGCCACGCCAACACCGGCGTGCCCACCGAGCGGACCGCGCCGATGTTCGGGGAGCCGGGGAGTGCCTACGTCTACAAGATCTACGGCATGTACCACTGCTTGAACGTGGTCGCCCCGGCCGACCAGCGGCCATCGGCGCTGCTGATTCGCGCGCTGCAGCCGCTCGAGGGCCTCGATCAGATGGCCAAGGACCGCGGGCTTTTCGATCGCTATGACGACTCGATGCCGTTAACGGTGCAAAAGAATCTGCTCAGCGGCCCGGGCAAGATCTGCCAGGCGATGGGTATCGACTGCTCATTCAACGAGAGTCTGCTCGACGGTGGCGAGTTGATGCTGACCCACGGGGTACCGGTGCGTGGGCTCGATGCTCTCGAAATCGGGAGGGGGTCGCGCATCGGACTCAACCCCAAAACGGTCGGCGAGTCGGCCGAGTGGCCGTGGCGATACGCAGTGCGCGGGTCGAAGTTTCTGTCGCGACCGCTCTAG
- a CDS encoding ATP-binding protein: MPHGHCYLWEPALVWIQLLSNLAIGFAYVAIAITLVYLIRRIEDLPFKLVYVCFAIFIITCGFTHFMDAYVIWNPVYWLDGGLRIVTAIASVGTAVLLPPLVPDILALARGARAAHRRGVRLESMVDELETLYAQTKELERQKTAFFANVSHELRTPLQLILGPAQKLVASDDLGDEDRERAETIVRSGRTLLKHVNDLLDIASLEAGQLELSYAQVDLSAYTRQLIANFETLAEEQAIDMSVEVAEGLEAQLDPEKYESIVLNLLSNALKFTPEGGTVRCSLSSVDAGAGRHMVFTVADSGPGVPAEQREAIFERFRQLDHGATRRFGGTGLGLVVTRSFAELHNGKVRVDDAPEGGARFTAELPMTAPDGTHVEPRPARAPATDSKADRERAELTAAATDAERRARQPSSEHSTAEVVQATQHDTDNEAPLVLVVEDNHDMSEFVARTLQADYRVASAYDGKTGLEAALELQPDLIISDIMMPEMSGDELVRAVRGEPKLASVPILLLTAKADDELRVELLRSGAQDYVMKPFETEELLARVDNQVSIARTRKVLQSELESTQRDLEALVGELAANRRELERSLQTTRVALEKAERASQVKSNFLRLVSHELRTPVAALQLQLAVLQEDDSLGETSRKMVERMGSSMERLTRLIDSLLQRTSIESGNLVTNYAQVDPSELVADLVDEMAPDAHRRGLELRFEPSPEASSVYTDPHLLELILSNLIGNALRYTDEGLVEIGVVEEDREYRFWVSDTGPGIAPEDRVRLFEPFERGDESRERQLPGAGLGLALVRDMTEALGGRIELDSEVGTGSTFTVVLPSEHASESSEVENDD, encoded by the coding sequence ATGCCGCACGGGCATTGCTACCTCTGGGAGCCGGCGTTGGTTTGGATCCAGTTATTGAGCAACTTGGCGATCGGGTTTGCGTACGTCGCTATTGCCATCACGCTGGTCTATCTGATCCGACGCATCGAAGACCTGCCGTTCAAGCTGGTCTACGTCTGCTTTGCCATCTTCATCATCACGTGCGGGTTTACGCACTTCATGGATGCCTACGTCATCTGGAATCCGGTGTATTGGCTCGACGGTGGATTGCGAATCGTGACGGCGATCGCGTCGGTGGGCACCGCGGTGTTGCTTCCGCCGCTGGTCCCGGACATCTTGGCGCTGGCGCGCGGCGCGCGTGCGGCACACCGACGCGGGGTCAGGCTCGAGTCGATGGTCGACGAACTCGAGACTCTCTACGCGCAGACCAAAGAACTCGAGCGCCAGAAGACCGCCTTTTTCGCCAATGTCAGCCACGAGCTGCGCACTCCGCTGCAGCTTATCTTGGGCCCGGCCCAAAAATTGGTGGCCTCCGACGACTTGGGCGACGAGGACCGCGAGCGCGCCGAGACGATCGTGCGCAGCGGGCGAACGCTGCTCAAGCACGTCAACGACCTGCTCGACATCGCCAGCCTGGAGGCCGGCCAGCTCGAGCTCAGCTACGCCCAAGTCGACCTGAGCGCCTACACACGCCAGCTGATCGCCAATTTCGAGACGCTCGCCGAAGAACAGGCGATTGATATGAGCGTGGAGGTCGCCGAGGGCCTCGAGGCCCAGCTCGACCCCGAGAAGTATGAGAGCATCGTGCTCAACTTGTTGTCGAACGCCCTTAAATTCACACCTGAAGGTGGCACGGTTCGGTGCTCGTTGAGCAGCGTGGATGCAGGCGCGGGCCGGCATATGGTGTTTACCGTGGCCGACAGCGGGCCGGGCGTGCCCGCCGAGCAGCGCGAAGCCATCTTCGAGCGCTTTCGCCAGCTCGACCACGGTGCCACGCGCCGCTTCGGGGGCACCGGGCTGGGCCTGGTCGTCACCCGCAGCTTCGCCGAGTTGCATAACGGGAAGGTTCGCGTCGATGACGCGCCCGAAGGCGGCGCGCGTTTTACGGCCGAGTTGCCGATGACCGCCCCCGATGGGACGCACGTCGAGCCTCGGCCTGCCCGGGCGCCGGCTACCGACTCGAAGGCCGACCGAGAGCGCGCCGAGTTGACCGCCGCAGCAACGGACGCCGAGCGGCGAGCACGCCAGCCGTCATCGGAGCACTCCACCGCAGAGGTGGTGCAGGCAACACAACACGACACCGACAACGAGGCTCCGCTGGTACTGGTCGTCGAGGACAACCACGATATGAGCGAGTTTGTCGCTCGAACCCTGCAGGCCGACTACCGGGTCGCGTCCGCCTACGACGGCAAGACGGGTCTCGAGGCGGCCCTCGAATTGCAGCCCGACTTGATCATCAGCGACATCATGATGCCCGAGATGAGCGGAGACGAGTTGGTGCGCGCCGTCAGGGGCGAGCCGAAGCTGGCGTCCGTGCCCATCTTGTTGTTGACGGCCAAGGCCGACGACGAGTTGCGCGTCGAGCTTCTTCGAAGCGGCGCGCAAGACTATGTCATGAAGCCTTTCGAGACCGAGGAGTTGCTCGCCCGGGTCGACAACCAGGTCTCCATCGCGCGGACTCGAAAGGTGCTCCAGTCCGAACTCGAGAGTACGCAGCGCGATCTCGAAGCGTTGGTCGGCGAGTTGGCGGCCAACCGGCGCGAGCTCGAGCGCTCGCTGCAAACCACTCGCGTGGCTCTCGAGAAGGCCGAGCGGGCGAGCCAGGTCAAGAGCAACTTTTTGAGGCTGGTCTCCCACGAGCTCCGCACGCCGGTCGCCGCGCTCCAACTCCAACTCGCCGTTCTCCAAGAAGACGACAGTCTCGGGGAGACGAGCCGCAAAATGGTCGAGCGCATGGGCTCCTCGATGGAGCGGCTGACTCGCCTGATCGATTCGCTTCTACAACGGACCAGCATCGAGAGCGGAAACCTCGTGACCAACTATGCGCAGGTCGATCCGAGCGAATTGGTTGCCGATCTCGTCGACGAAATGGCTCCCGACGCCCATAGACGCGGGCTCGAGTTGCGCTTCGAGCCCTCACCCGAGGCCTCGTCCGTGTATACCGATCCGCATCTGTTGGAGCTGATCTTGTCCAACCTGATCGGCAATGCACTGCGCTACACCGACGAAGGTCTTGTCGAGATCGGTGTCGTCGAAGAAGACCGAGAGTATCGCTTCTGGGTGTCGGACACCGGCCCGGGCATCGCCCCCGAAGACCGCGTCAGGCTCTTCGAGCCGTTCGAGCGCGGTGACGAGAGCCGAGAGCGCCAATTGCCCGGCGCGGGGCTGGGCTTGGCGTTGGTCCGAGACATGACCGAAGCGCTCGGGGGAAGGATCGAACTCGACTCTGAGGTAGGAACGGGGAGCACGTTTACAGTCGTGCTGCCGTCGGAGCATGCAAGCGAAAGCAGTGAGGTCGAGAATGATGACTAA
- a CDS encoding response regulator, whose product MTKPILIVEDEIDIRETLMSFLELKGYTVTTASNGREALKRLEEGLEPCLILLDLMMPTMDGWEFRTRQLADPDLADIPVLVLTGAHYTSEEAASLQALDVLSKPIDIGRMLDHVAGHVSS is encoded by the coding sequence ATGACTAAGCCGATCCTCATCGTCGAAGACGAGATCGACATTCGGGAAACACTGATGTCCTTTCTGGAGTTGAAGGGCTACACGGTGACCACGGCGTCGAACGGCCGAGAGGCTTTGAAGCGACTCGAAGAAGGGCTCGAGCCGTGCCTGATTCTGCTCGATCTGATGATGCCCACCATGGACGGCTGGGAGTTTCGCACGCGTCAACTCGCCGACCCCGACTTGGCCGACATTCCCGTGCTCGTGCTCACGGGCGCCCACTACACCAGCGAGGAAGCCGCCAGCTTGCAGGCCCTCGACGTGCTCTCCAAACCCATCGACATCGGCCGCATGCTGGACCACGTCGCCGGCCACGTCAGCTCGTAG
- a CDS encoding DUF1641 domain-containing protein: MSRRSSSNDANLQETLARLDARLARIESALGGLQQATDAAPDVLATVTDMTDAWIAQAADKGVDVDARLRRLGKLALDATDPKVLDTAEMLVERIDLVQQAIVAADQLPGFVAMVTDIFDEHAANAAERGLDLQEISRRMVGAARSFAEFVQGEQFTTLLESGVLDPHAIEVIGRAGRALADVAETKPSRTGLFGMVRAAGDTDIKRSINFMVRFGKRFGQLLRTQLTSDKR; this comes from the coding sequence ATGTCGCGTCGATCTTCGTCGAACGACGCGAACTTGCAGGAGACCCTAGCTCGACTAGACGCTCGCTTGGCGCGTATCGAGTCGGCGCTCGGCGGTCTCCAGCAGGCCACCGACGCCGCCCCGGACGTGCTGGCGACGGTGACCGACATGACCGATGCATGGATTGCCCAGGCCGCCGACAAGGGGGTCGACGTCGACGCGCGACTGCGTCGGCTGGGCAAGTTGGCGCTGGATGCGACCGACCCCAAGGTGCTCGACACCGCCGAGATGCTCGTCGAGCGGATCGACCTGGTCCAGCAGGCGATTGTGGCCGCCGACCAACTGCCCGGATTCGTGGCCATGGTCACCGATATCTTCGACGAGCACGCCGCCAACGCCGCCGAGCGCGGCCTCGACCTCCAAGAAATCTCACGGCGCATGGTCGGCGCGGCGAGAAGCTTCGCCGAGTTCGTCCAGGGCGAACAATTCACCACGCTGCTGGAGTCGGGGGTCTTGGACCCGCACGCCATCGAGGTCATCGGGCGGGCCGGCCGAGCGCTTGCCGACGTCGCCGAGACCAAGCCCTCGCGCACCGGCTTGTTCGGCATGGTCCGCGCCGCCGGAGACACCGACATCAAGCGCAGCATCAACTTCATGGTGCGCTTTGGCAAACGCTTCGGACAGCTGCTTCGCACCCAACTCACCAGCGACAAGCGCTGA